GTTGCTGGAGCATAATCTTCGGATTTCAGCATATCATTCAGCTCCTTCAGTTTAATGTATATTGCTTCCCTTTCAGGGTGTCTAATGTCTCCCAAAAGAAACTCATGAATCTCATTTTTCACTTCAATCGAACTGCAACCTGGTTCCTTTTGGACACCTAATTCTTCTCTCAATTTCGTTCTCACTTGTGCTGCTTCCTTAAATTTACCAAGTGAAGCATAGACATTAGACAGAAGAATATACGTTCCAGAATCAGCAGCACCATACTCCAATAGAATTTTTGCAACCCTTTCCCCTAGTTCGAAATGTTTATGAATTCTGCAAGCACTTAACAACGATCCCCAAATTACATTGTCCGGAGCAATGTTGCCTTTTTGTATAAAATCATAAGCCTCTTGAAGACGGCCTACACGACCAAGAAGATCAACCATACATCCGTAATGTTCAATTCTTCGTTCAATTCCATATTCACTTTCCATACTCTCAAAGATCTCAAACCCAACGTCCACTAACCCACCATGACTACATGCATTTAAAACACCGGAAAATGTAATACTTGTCGGTTTAATTCCTTCACGTATCATTCTCTGAAAAATTTTGATAGCCTCTACGCTCTTCCCATTCAATGCATACCCAACAATCATAGAATTATAAGTGGTCACATCTCTCGCTTTCAACTCTTCGAAAATGCTAGCTGCCTCATCAATATCTCCACACCTTGAATACATATTCACCAAAGCTGAACCAACTATATGATTAACTTCAATGTTATACTTCTCTACATAAGAATGAACCCATTTACCAAGCTCTAGTGCTCCTAACTGCGCACACGCAGATAGAACGCAAACAATTGTCACTTCATTAGGCTTTACACCGGCCATCTGCATATCTCTAAACAACTCCAATGCGAAATTCATTTCACCGTTTCTAACCAACCCATCAATCATAGCAGTCCAACAAACATTATCCTTAGTCGAAACTACACGAAATTCATCCATCGCCTTACTCACTAATCCATGATCAAAATAACACGATATCATAACGGTAGAAGCAACAACATCTCTTtgaggcatttcatcaaacaccttCTTCGCATCATTAAACTCTCCGCATTTTCCATAAAGTTCCATTAGCTTTAACCTCACAAACCTATCCGAACTCAATCCCAATTTCATGACCTGGCAATGGATTTGTTTACCACTTTCCAAATCTAATGCAAACCCACATGCTTTCAAAACCAAAGGGATTATATAATTATCAGGCAAAATGAAACCCCTAACCATTTGAAAATAAGTTTTAATTCCATCAGAATAAGACCCTGAAGAAACAAACACGTCAATAAAAGCAGTGTAGAGAAATACATTTGGGTTCGGGGTTTGCTGGAATATCTTGGAAGCGTATTCAATGGAGCAGGATTTGGAACAAATGCGAAGAAGCTCGAATAATATAAAAGGGTCATTGGGGTTGCCGTTCTTGATTATATGAGCATGAATTGGAGTGGCGTGTTTAATGCTTTTGCATTGTTGTAACTTGAAGAGAAGCTGCTTTCGGTCGTGGAGAGTGACGGGGTTTGAGTTTAAATATGGCGGAGAAATAGGTGGTGATGCGGTGGTGGCGCCTAGCATGAGGAACTTATCTGAAACTAAATAAGACAAGGTTGTTTGAGGGAAATACGACGACTGTTGTTAACTcctttgtgcaaaaaaaaaactcAGCATGAGCTAGAAGAGACAAAGAACTCAACCAACACGTTCATGTGTTAGATTATTTGATTCAAATAGTACTAATTATAGTACGTTTTGTAAGAATTTATGGACTTCCACGTATTTATTGAGGGACTAATACAACGTTAAATACTTGTACCagaagttatataaattgtacactttaatcaaCTATTTCTTTATTCCACGTGGATTTATATATATCATagcactgaatatttattctcttctcatgtatacacgtatgcacttcaattttaattctccgacacatttattttctccgtgtacttttacttgttcacttttgacttttcacgctcTTTAATAATtgataaatgaagtactcccttcgtcccatattacttggccacattactaatgGTATAGTAGGCTTAGGGTGAAGTTACGTGGGAGTTACGAAAGCCGGAGATTAAGACACACTTTAACACATCAATGAATatttgtaccaaaagctatataaattgtacactttaaccaactacttttttatcccacatggacatatgtcatagtactaaaCGTTCTCTTCTCGTGTATACATGTatgtacttcaattttaattctccgacacatttatttcttccgtgcacttttacttgttcactttcgacttttcacgtttttaagaattaataaatgaagtactccctccatctcatattacttggccatatTACTAAAAACATATGTCCAAATTATttattcatttacaaaaccaagataaaattaatagaAATATATTGGGTTCACTTCAcatattacatatatatatacatcatatatgAAGAATGAGGCCAACAGAGAGTAGAAAAGGGAATTCTGGGAGGGTGGTTACtttctctgggttgttgttgttggttgctttCTCTGTTTGGCTTATGATTTCCTTGACCCTATCAGATGTACTAGTAGTCTAGTACTGTTTCTTGTTTCATGTAAGCTTAGTAGACATCGCTTAGTTTTAGCTTATGTTTGTTAAAATTGCTAGAAATTGTCCAAACTCCTACTTGTGGCTTTGGGAAAGTTTTCATATCTAAACCGAAGAAATCGAATTGAATAAATCGAACCGAAATTGCAAAAACCGAACTGAACCGAAGTTATTTTAGTTCCGATTTTTTACAAACCGAAAATCGAAAACCGAAAAATCAAACTGAACCAAACGAACGCCCAGCCCTAGTTGTATGTTATTAGCTATCATTATAAGGTTGGCCCTAATTAAAAGTGATCTACTAAAGACTAAAAGTTTATGGGCTAATTAAATACCTCATAAAGTATGGGTTACTATGTGTAGATACCCGATTGTAATTTCTAATTTAATGATGGGTTAAACTAGAAATTAACATAACTTGTACAACTATAAATAAGGGGTTATGGTCCCCAAACCATACCTAGGTTTTTCTTTTTCTGATTTCCCGTCTTCAGTGAAGAGTAAACGGCTTACATCTAGGTTTGGAAGGCCAAAGACCGCTAGTTGAGCAATCCGGTTTTGTCATGAATTCAAGTACGCTTCCACATCTAATTTTACATTCTCGATGTTCTGACATGATAGTTCTTGGGAAAAGATGAAGAATTTCATCTTAAAAGTTATTTGGTACTAACACATTTATGTATAAATGGTTTATGCGGAGATTAATAATAAGAAGGTTGTTAATGTCCA
The nucleotide sequence above comes from Lycium barbarum isolate Lr01 chromosome 3, ASM1917538v2, whole genome shotgun sequence. Encoded proteins:
- the LOC132632509 gene encoding putative pentatricopeptide repeat-containing protein At5g59200, chloroplastic, producing the protein MLGATTASPPISPPYLNSNPVTLHDRKQLLFKLQQCKSIKHATPIHAHIIKNGNPNDPFILFELLRICSKSCSIEYASKIFQQTPNPNVFLYTAFIDVFVSSGSYSDGIKTYFQMVRGFILPDNYIIPLVLKACGFALDLESGKQIHCQVMKLGLSSDRFVRLKLMELYGKCGEFNDAKKVFDEMPQRDVVASTVMISCYFDHGLVSKAMDEFRVVSTKDNVCWTAMIDGLVRNGEMNFALELFRDMQMAGVKPNEVTIVCVLSACAQLGALELGKWVHSYVEKYNIEVNHIVGSALVNMYSRCGDIDEAASIFEELKARDVTTYNSMIVGYALNGKSVEAIKIFQRMIREGIKPTSITFSGVLNACSHGGLVDVGFEIFESMESEYGIERRIEHYGCMVDLLGRVGRLQEAYDFIQKGNIAPDNVIWGSLLSACRIHKHFELGERVAKILLEYGAADSGTYILLSNVYASLGKFKEAAQVRTKLREELGVQKEPGCSSIEVKNEIHEFLLGDIRHPEREAIYIKLKELNDMLKSEDYAPATDVISQDIEEHEKKWALSIHSERLAICYGLISTKPSTTIRVVKNLRVCNDCHSVIKLISKITRRKIVVRDRNRFHHFENGVCSCGDYW